One window from the genome of Epinephelus fuscoguttatus linkage group LG3, E.fuscoguttatus.final_Chr_v1 encodes:
- the plrg1 gene encoding pleiotropic regulator 1, which yields MAEDVQKHSVHTLVFRSLKRTHDMFVSDHAKSIVQDDESHKLKMAVKLKADYSAVLHMPVLKEGKDRVSQLPGSMLGQQSYAQPGDDPDYLVTGTHAYPSGPGVALTADTKMHRNPSEAGVHSMALALPPSQARQDASRTASSVGDIHRHAGGAERSHPPSTAVSLLEGSATRNSALARKAPTMPKPQWHPPWKLFRVISGHLGWVRSIAVEPGNQWFVTGSADRTIKIWDLASGKLKLSLTGHISTVRGVAVSNRSPYLFSCGEDKQVKCWDLEYNKVIRHYHGHLSAVYDIDLHPTIDVLVTCSRDATARVWDIRTKANVHTLTGHTNTVATVRCQAAEPQVITGSHDSTIRLWDLVAGKTRATLTNHKKSVRTLALHPRQYTFASGSADNIKQWMFPDGNFIQNLSGHNAIINTLAVNSDGVLVSGADNGTIHMWDWRTGYNFQRIHAAVQPGSLDSESGIFACMFDNSESRLITAEADKTIKVYKEDDTATEESHPVNWKPEILKRKRF from the exons ATGGCCGAG GATGTACAGAAGCACTCTGTGCACACTTTGGTCTTCAGATCCCTCAAAAGGACGCATGACATGTTTGTGTCCGACCATGCGAAATCCATCGTACAGGATGATGAAAG CCACAAGTTAAAGATGGCTGTGAAACTAAAAGCGGATTATAGTGCAGTTTTACACATGCCTGTCCTGAAGGAAGGGAAGGACAGAGTGTCTCAGCTTCCTGGCAGTATGCTGGGCCAACAGAGCTACGCACAGCCAG GGGATGACCCAGACTACCTGGTCACTGGGACACATGCTTATCCTTCTGGACCTG GAGTAGCCCTGACTGCTGACACAAAGATGCACAGGAATCCAAGCGAGGCAGGAGTCCACTCCATGGCGCTCGCTCTGCCACCCTCACAAGCCAG GCAGGACGCAAGCCGCACTGCATCCAGTGTCGGTGACATCCATCGACACgcaggaggagcagagaggtcTCACCCTCCGTCGACTGCTGTG tcGCTGTTGGAGGGAAGTGCCACCAGAAATTCTGCACTCGCAAGGAAAGCTCCGACCATGCCCAAACCCCAGTGGCATCCACCATGGAAACTGTTTCGG GTCATCAGTGGTCATCTTGGCTGGGTGAGGTCCATCGCTGTGGAGCCTGGGAACCAGTGGTTTGTCACAGGGTCTGCGGACAGAACCATAAAG ATCTGGGACCTGGCCAGCGGGAAACTGAAACTCTCCCTGACTGGACACATCAGTACAGTGCGTGGTGTGGCGGTTAGCAACCGTAGCCCCTACCTGTTCTCCTGTGGAGAAGACAAACAAGTCAAGTGTTGGGATCTGGAGTACAACAAG GTCATCAGGCACTACCACGGACACCTTAGCGCTGTGTATGATATCGACCTTCATCCAACTATCGATGTATTGGTGACGTGCAGCAGAGATGCCACGGCAAGG GTGTGGGACATCAGGACAAAAGCTAACGTGCACACTTTAACCGGCCACACCAACACTGTGGCCACAGTGAGATGTCAGGCTGCAGAACCACAAGTCATCACAG GCAGCCACGATTCAACCATCAGACTGTGGGATTTGGTCGCTGGAAAAACCAGAGCAACTCTGACAAACCACAAGAAGTCTGTCCGAACACTGGCGCTGCACCCCAGACA ATACACTTTTGCCTCTGGTTCTGCTGATAACATCAAGCAGTGGATGTTCCCAGATGGCAACTTCATCCAGAACCTGTCAGGCCACAACGCCATCATCAACACTCTGGCTGTGAACTCTGATGGCGTGCTGGTGTCTGGAG CCGACAATGGGACCATCCACATGTGGGACTGGAGGACAGGCTACAACTTCCAGAGGATTCACGCAGCCGTGCAGCCTGGATCTCTGGACAGCGAGTCAGGCATCTTCGCTTGCATGTTCGACAACTCAGAAAGCAGACTGATCACCGCAGAGGCAGACAAGACCATTAAAGTTTACAAAGAAGATGACACAGCT ACGGAAGAAAGCCATCCAGTCAACTGGAAACCAGAAATCCTCAAGAGGAAAAGAttctaa